The proteins below are encoded in one region of Parvicella tangerina:
- a CDS encoding type II toxin-antitoxin system HipA family toxin, translating to MAKTDKKRAVHVYADWRELNGPVYMGVVYAELLRGKEIFSFEYDNDWLQSGHAQLLDPDLQLYAGMQYLNDQEKHNFGMFLDSSPDRWGRILMRRREAALSREEGRPQHSLFETDYLLGVYDGHRMGGLRFKLDPDGSFLNDNKAMASPPWTSIRDLEQISLRLEDDDVINDPEYLKWLSMLVAPGSSLGGARPKASVLDNDNHLWIAKFPSKNDQSDIGGWEIVTYELAIAAGVNMAEAQAKKFTTNNHTFLTKRFDRTSTGERIHFASAMTLLGHVDGEDHGEGVSYLELVEFITTQGANVNEDLEQLWRRIVFSICVANTDDHLRNHGFILTNGGWILSPAYDINPVETGTGLKLNISEDDNALDLNLALEVCSYFRLNKNQAIEIIEGVKSAVRNWRNVATKYGISKAEQELKSMAFSRADG from the coding sequence ATGGCCAAGACAGATAAAAAACGAGCAGTGCATGTCTATGCAGATTGGCGCGAACTAAATGGTCCTGTGTACATGGGAGTGGTGTATGCTGAACTATTGAGAGGAAAAGAGATTTTTTCTTTTGAATATGATAATGACTGGTTGCAATCTGGACATGCTCAATTGCTCGACCCTGACTTACAACTGTATGCAGGAATGCAATACCTAAATGATCAGGAGAAACATAATTTCGGGATGTTTTTGGATTCATCTCCTGACAGATGGGGACGTATTCTAATGCGAAGAAGAGAGGCTGCTCTATCCAGAGAGGAAGGACGACCACAGCATAGCTTATTTGAAACGGACTATTTATTGGGTGTTTATGACGGGCACCGCATGGGAGGATTACGTTTCAAATTGGATCCTGATGGATCTTTCTTAAATGATAATAAGGCAATGGCCAGCCCACCATGGACATCTATTCGGGACCTGGAACAAATCAGCTTGCGTTTGGAAGATGATGATGTAATCAATGATCCAGAGTACCTGAAATGGTTAAGCATGTTGGTTGCTCCCGGTTCTTCATTAGGTGGTGCACGTCCAAAAGCAAGTGTTTTGGATAATGACAATCACCTATGGATTGCTAAATTCCCAAGTAAGAATGATCAATCTGATATTGGAGGATGGGAGATAGTTACCTATGAACTGGCTATTGCTGCTGGAGTGAATATGGCTGAAGCTCAGGCGAAAAAATTTACGACCAATAACCATACATTTTTGACTAAACGGTTTGATCGTACTTCAACTGGAGAACGCATCCATTTTGCCTCAGCAATGACCTTGCTAGGACATGTGGACGGTGAAGATCATGGCGAAGGTGTTAGTTACCTTGAACTGGTGGAATTTATCACCACACAAGGAGCGAATGTAAATGAAGATCTGGAGCAACTTTGGAGACGCATAGTATTTAGTATTTGTGTAGCAAATACAGATGATCATTTACGCAATCATGGATTTATTCTGACTAACGGGGGGTGGATTCTTTCACCTGCATATGATATCAATCCCGTTGAAACAGGTACCGGCCTTAAGCTGAATATTTCGGAGGATGATAATGCGCTGGATCTCAATCTTGCTTTAGAAGTTTGCTCTTATTTCCGGTTAAACAAAAATCAGGCAATTGAAATTATTGAAGGGGTTAAATCGGCTGTTCGGAATTGGAGAAATGTTGCAACGAAGTATGGAATATCAAAAGCAGAACAGGAATTGAAATCTATGGCTTTTTCCCGTGCGGATGGATAA
- a CDS encoding RteC domain-containing protein has translation MWYNNLLSEFDKTLSDYQIEIDDILKLSEVCTQYSEITIGRLRKKFLEQDQVTVAEEINFFKNIKPLFVSRLIYHINVYNIETNRPNGSIKIKRKYLQLELNKLKNYFDENLEFYRYYRTGSNYLDHKYFVRGKQDIRLSLDAHVYELDPEFCTSHDFKISTILANDLLQVHLENELMKLDFNSAIRDTELVPKNMMRWTGSKVSLIELMYALHQSGSFNNGQTDIKSIAAYFEKIFDIELGNYYRTYLELRIRHNPTKFLNTLQDSLLRKMEEDDEK, from the coding sequence GTGTGGTACAATAATCTCCTGTCTGAATTCGACAAAACGCTTTCAGATTATCAGATAGAAATTGATGATATTCTTAAACTATCTGAAGTCTGCACACAATATTCAGAAATCACAATCGGGAGACTACGAAAAAAGTTCCTTGAACAGGATCAAGTTACTGTCGCTGAAGAAATCAACTTCTTCAAAAACATCAAGCCACTTTTTGTCTCTCGTTTGATTTATCACATCAACGTGTACAACATTGAAACAAATCGGCCTAATGGCTCCATTAAGATCAAGCGTAAATATCTCCAGTTGGAACTCAACAAACTCAAAAACTACTTTGACGAAAACCTTGAGTTTTATCGGTACTATCGCACCGGAAGCAACTACCTTGATCACAAATATTTTGTTCGAGGGAAACAAGATATCCGTTTAAGCCTGGACGCTCATGTGTACGAACTGGATCCCGAATTCTGCACCAGCCACGATTTCAAAATTTCAACCATTCTGGCTAACGATCTCCTTCAAGTGCATTTAGAAAATGAACTCATGAAACTGGATTTCAACTCTGCCATCAGAGATACCGAACTGGTCCCTAAGAATATGATGCGTTGGACCGGCAGTAAAGTTTCACTAATTGAACTCATGTATGCACTCCACCAATCCGGCTCCTTCAACAATGGCCAGACTGACATTAAAAGCATAGCCGCCTACTTTGAAAAGATCTTCGATATCGAACTTGGAAACTACTACCGAACCTACCTCGAACTACGCATCAGACATAACCCAACCAAGTTCCTTAACACGCTTCAGGATAGTCTACTTCGGAAGATGGAAGAAGATGATGAAAAATAA
- a CDS encoding DUF4287 domain-containing protein, whose amino-acid sequence MDDFFKKMISNMPEKTGKTLEEWKEILSKRTFSKHSEVVKFLKSEFGVTHGFANTIASLNKEENHSEEDLVTTQYKDKKELIPVYNALIDFVKSLGSDITITPKKGSVSIIRKRQFLLIKPATKTRIDLGFKLKDKPITKRLENSGPFGTMCTHRVRVSNISEIDNELKKWIIESYEKSI is encoded by the coding sequence ATGGATGACTTTTTCAAAAAAATGATTTCCAATATGCCAGAAAAAACAGGTAAAACTCTGGAGGAATGGAAAGAAATTCTGTCAAAAAGAACATTCTCAAAACATTCTGAGGTGGTGAAATTCCTAAAATCTGAATTTGGTGTAACCCATGGCTTTGCTAATACAATCGCTAGTCTAAATAAAGAAGAAAATCATTCTGAAGAAGATTTAGTAACAACTCAATATAAGGATAAAAAGGAACTAATACCAGTTTACAATGCGCTAATCGATTTTGTAAAATCATTGGGCTCTGATATTACAATCACACCCAAAAAAGGCAGTGTAAGCATTATACGAAAAAGACAATTCCTTCTTATCAAACCCGCAACGAAAACTAGAATAGATTTAGGGTTTAAATTGAAAGATAAACCCATTACAAAAAGACTGGAAAACTCTGGTCCTTTTGGGACTATGTGCACACATAGAGTTCGCGTATCCAATATTTCTGAAATTGATAACGAATTAAAAAAATGGATTATTGAATCGTATGAGAAGTCAATTTAA
- a CDS encoding YybH family protein → MKRACTLLILLFGHFSFCQSDIDSLNTTEQEILSVNREMESEFNNGNYSKVGEFYADSAAMVGNKVEVIGKENLIAYWGKFENAHKWKLENIEITVLSPDVVLQRGYSNISYYSGNVLQTARSIFSLVWIRTEDGWKILVDHFSPR, encoded by the coding sequence ATGAAACGAGCGTGCACTTTATTGATCTTGCTTTTTGGGCATTTTTCATTCTGCCAGTCGGACATTGACTCTTTGAACACCACTGAGCAAGAAATATTATCCGTAAACAGAGAGATGGAATCAGAATTTAATAATGGAAATTATTCAAAGGTTGGTGAATTCTATGCGGATAGTGCCGCCATGGTAGGGAACAAAGTGGAAGTGATCGGAAAAGAGAATCTAATAGCGTATTGGGGGAAATTTGAAAATGCCCATAAGTGGAAATTGGAAAATATTGAAATAACCGTTTTAAGTCCTGATGTGGTATTACAGAGAGGATATTCGAATATATCATATTATAGCGGTAATGTACTTCAAACAGCGCGTTCTATTTTCTCATTAGTTTGGATCAGGACGGAAGATGGATGGAAAATATTAGTGGATCATTTTTCTCCTAGATAA
- a CDS encoding ATP-binding cassette domain-containing protein, translated as MTNPYKIVDDIKHYDFNASWIFLEKMGKSRYGKSFRLYKEDREVIYKLLIYAIRDEENCKKHKIDPNKGILLTGPVGCGKTSLMTLIKLFMPPEHGHIMKPAREVAFEFNTHGNEIIQRHSRLNSTYCFDDLGVEQVMKHYGNDCNVMAEILLSRYDLFINHKTKTHATTNLNAGELEKLYGNRVRSRMREMFNLIAFDKKTSDKRK; from the coding sequence ATGACCAACCCTTATAAAATAGTAGATGACATCAAGCATTACGACTTTAATGCGTCCTGGATATTCCTGGAGAAGATGGGCAAATCTCGCTACGGTAAATCATTCAGATTGTACAAAGAAGATCGGGAGGTCATTTACAAGTTGCTCATCTATGCGATCCGGGATGAAGAAAACTGCAAAAAACACAAGATCGATCCCAACAAAGGAATCCTGCTTACCGGTCCGGTTGGCTGTGGCAAAACCTCCTTAATGACCCTGATCAAATTATTCATGCCTCCGGAACATGGTCACATCATGAAACCTGCCCGGGAAGTCGCCTTTGAGTTCAACACCCACGGAAACGAGATTATCCAACGCCATTCACGCTTAAACTCAACCTATTGTTTTGACGATCTGGGCGTAGAGCAGGTTATGAAACACTACGGTAACGATTGTAATGTCATGGCCGAAATCCTCCTGAGTCGTTATGACCTCTTCATTAACCACAAAACCAAAACCCACGCCACTACAAATCTCAACGCAGGAGAACTCGAAAAACTCTACGGCAACCGGGTAAGATCACGGATGAGGGAGATGTTTAACCTCATAGCCTTTGACAAAAAGACTTCGGATAAGCGAAAATAA
- a CDS encoding Eco57I restriction-modification methylase domain-containing protein, whose amino-acid sequence MNKDVQSYLKSYSFDPKKINRLIVSNFLFYNNLYNVDNRIISALHITNDSEDYNELLKFINLHKIQTIENLIEVFEFVVSPEEKVVTGAIYTPEPIRDFILDQTLNDHTELATIKVCDPACGCASFLYSASLKIHELTGRPLSEIYENNIFGLDIQNYSVERSKILLSLAAILNGDDHEEYTFNLFTGNALDFNWSAVTDEFSGFDAVVGNPPYVCSRNIDPESKDLLEKWFVCSTGHPDLYIPFFEIAITNLKEGGILGYITMNTFFKSINGRALREYLSQYKNSIIDFGGHQVFDSKSTYTCICLIRKQSSEILRYTKLNSVDDLQNTLEYDSIDLELLDHFDGWNLQEIELLNRIENAGIPLGKKFKTRNGIATLKNNIYIFTPIDEDEDFYYLQNGKVYQIEKELCTDIVNSNKFTKIESVETILQKVIFPYRYNDQEIEVIDEKELSSSYPRAYKYLKDKRKILATRDKGKGKYEKWYAYGRNQSLEKMRYKLFFPHISADIPNFVVNQEEHLLFYNGLALIAENRVELLLMKKLMSSRLFWFYVTKSSKPYGSGYYSLSRNYIKKFGIPEFTDDEIQFIINQDNQEELNDFIDNKYGINTEILV is encoded by the coding sequence ATGAATAAGGACGTACAATCATATTTAAAGTCATATTCGTTTGACCCTAAAAAGATCAATCGACTGATTGTATCTAATTTTTTGTTTTACAATAACTTGTACAACGTTGATAATAGAATTATAAGCGCGCTCCATATCACAAATGATTCAGAGGATTACAATGAACTACTTAAATTTATAAACCTCCATAAAATTCAGACCATAGAAAATCTGATTGAGGTATTTGAATTTGTTGTTTCTCCTGAAGAAAAAGTAGTGACCGGAGCGATCTATACTCCAGAACCTATTCGTGATTTTATTCTTGATCAAACCCTAAACGATCATACAGAACTAGCAACAATTAAAGTATGTGATCCTGCATGTGGATGTGCGAGTTTCCTTTATTCAGCAAGTCTTAAAATTCATGAATTAACAGGCCGCCCACTTTCAGAAATTTATGAAAACAATATTTTTGGTTTAGATATTCAAAATTATTCAGTTGAACGATCTAAAATTCTACTCTCCCTGGCAGCAATACTCAATGGTGATGATCATGAAGAGTACACATTCAACTTGTTTACAGGCAATGCTTTAGACTTTAATTGGTCCGCGGTAACTGACGAATTCTCAGGATTTGATGCAGTTGTTGGAAACCCTCCTTATGTATGCTCAAGAAACATAGATCCAGAATCTAAGGATCTTTTGGAAAAGTGGTTTGTTTGCTCAACAGGCCATCCGGATTTATACATACCATTTTTTGAAATTGCCATAACCAACTTGAAAGAAGGAGGGATTCTCGGTTATATTACCATGAACACCTTTTTTAAAAGTATAAACGGAAGAGCGTTAAGAGAATACTTATCACAATACAAGAACAGTATTATTGATTTTGGTGGGCATCAGGTATTTGATTCAAAATCGACCTATACATGTATTTGTCTGATTAGGAAGCAATCATCTGAAATACTTAGATACACAAAACTTAATTCAGTAGATGACCTTCAAAATACGTTAGAGTACGACAGTATTGATTTAGAATTGCTTGATCATTTTGATGGTTGGAACCTACAAGAAATTGAACTTTTAAACCGCATTGAAAATGCGGGCATCCCTCTAGGCAAAAAGTTCAAAACACGTAACGGAATTGCAACCCTCAAAAATAACATCTACATATTCACCCCCATTGATGAGGATGAGGACTTTTACTATCTACAAAATGGTAAGGTGTATCAAATAGAAAAAGAGCTTTGCACCGACATTGTGAACTCCAACAAATTCACTAAAATTGAATCTGTAGAAACAATACTTCAGAAGGTAATTTTCCCATATAGATATAATGATCAAGAAATTGAGGTGATTGATGAAAAAGAGCTTTCATCATCTTATCCAAGAGCATACAAATATCTGAAAGACAAACGCAAAATTCTTGCTACACGTGACAAAGGGAAAGGGAAATATGAAAAATGGTACGCATATGGACGCAATCAATCGTTGGAGAAAATGCGCTACAAGTTATTCTTCCCTCACATTTCAGCTGATATCCCCAACTTTGTAGTAAATCAAGAAGAACATCTCTTGTTCTATAACGGCCTAGCCTTAATAGCGGAAAATCGTGTCGAGTTATTACTGATGAAAAAACTTATGAGTTCTCGCCTGTTTTGGTTCTATGTTACCAAGTCAAGTAAGCCATACGGTTCTGGTTATTATTCTTTAAGTAGAAACTACATCAAAAAATTTGGAATCCCTGAATTCACAGATGACGAAATTCAGTTCATCATAAACCAAGACAACCAGGAAGAATTAAATGATTTCATTGATAATAAGTACGGAATTAATACAGAAATACTAGTTTAA
- a CDS encoding helix-turn-helix domain-containing protein — MAIQTTEMTELGEFLARKSINKAEVSRRTGISQSRLSELALNPSTKLQAKELYLIALAIDIEPGEVLNEVCKHLKLQTD, encoded by the coding sequence ATGGCAATTCAAACAACTGAAATGACAGAACTAGGTGAATTTTTAGCAAGGAAATCAATCAACAAAGCAGAAGTTTCACGCAGAACAGGCATTAGTCAATCACGTCTTAGTGAATTGGCTCTGAACCCTTCGACAAAACTTCAGGCGAAAGAGCTTTACCTGATTGCCCTTGCAATAGATATTGAACCTGGTGAAGTCCTGAATGAGGTATGTAAGCATTTAAAACTACAAACAGACTAG
- a CDS encoding ATP-binding protein, translated as MAQVSFTVSARTAKLIGQENFATAEGAIVELVKNSYDADARNCIIIFENHNESSEKPTIYIIDNGIGMTSKIIKNQWMKIGTDDKLENYLSDGGRVKTGAKGIGRFALDRLGLSSEMKTLSKEPVEASVWSVKWSDFDKAGVAINDVKAELDVVEGLNIQTELAEQFSDFEALKKVIEQTKFESGTMLKIHPVKDKWEEDSIKSLFDNLEVLIPPQEQPEFDVHLFSTSQPDEYGQVNSAYYDDFDYKIKAHYLADKDQTIEFEITRDELDVDSLEKSFSEVFENDLMKKSPYTLPEIKKKTFKIKKTVKNLLGSSDTLDEKLIEQIGEFDFTFYFLKNVIDSKDKVRFPYKNISSANRKAWLEKFGGVKIFRDDFRVRPYGENGQDWLGLGERQNKSPGGVAQKIGGYRIGSNQIAGTVNISRIANSNFQDKSGREGIQENDVFEIFKNILIEIISVFEKDRNVIMYCLSELAKKKFKDEEEKRKAQEEADRILREEEEKKNSESQDKEPSDTDDATDGNEDSGKKDGPTESEKLLAKAAKIYEQELEDKDEEIRLLRGLASVGLIISSFAHELKSLRSRLTPRTDFLLRELKKYIEEKDLQGINEQDNPFYMIKLIKEEDLKLKHWLEYSLSTLKRDKRTRTNLNIGEYFERFKATWHQALEQRKVQIELKGNKDTQNIIRAFEVDLDAIFNNLLSNSLSAFKEKKGNYQRKVEVEWKSTDDHVAITFTDNGCGLAKEYQDSPEKIFAYNESSKRDRKGNKIGTGMGLYIVSLVIDDYNDSKVELLPSKDGFSIRVIMPKRKNSK; from the coding sequence ATGGCACAAGTATCATTTACAGTTTCCGCGCGTACCGCCAAATTAATAGGGCAGGAAAATTTTGCAACAGCTGAGGGAGCAATTGTTGAACTTGTCAAAAATTCCTATGATGCTGATGCTAGAAACTGCATCATCATATTCGAGAATCATAACGAATCAAGTGAAAAGCCAACCATTTATATTATTGATAATGGTATTGGAATGACTAGTAAAATCATCAAGAATCAGTGGATGAAAATTGGTACAGATGATAAGTTGGAAAATTACTTATCTGATGGAGGAAGGGTGAAAACTGGAGCCAAAGGAATTGGAAGATTTGCACTGGATCGTCTTGGATTGTCTTCTGAAATGAAAACTCTGTCCAAAGAACCTGTTGAAGCATCTGTCTGGAGTGTAAAATGGAGTGATTTTGATAAAGCGGGCGTGGCGATCAATGATGTTAAGGCTGAATTGGATGTAGTTGAAGGCTTGAATATTCAGACCGAACTCGCAGAGCAGTTTTCTGATTTTGAGGCCCTTAAAAAAGTTATTGAACAAACAAAATTTGAATCTGGTACCATGTTGAAGATTCATCCGGTAAAGGACAAATGGGAGGAAGATTCGATCAAAAGTCTATTTGACAATCTGGAAGTACTTATTCCACCACAAGAACAACCAGAATTTGACGTACACCTTTTCTCAACATCTCAACCAGATGAGTATGGTCAAGTAAACAGTGCTTATTATGACGACTTTGATTACAAAATAAAAGCTCACTATTTGGCTGATAAAGACCAAACCATTGAGTTTGAGATTACCAGAGACGAGTTGGATGTTGATTCACTTGAAAAGTCATTCTCTGAAGTCTTTGAGAATGATTTGATGAAAAAATCACCGTACACTTTACCTGAAATCAAGAAGAAAACCTTTAAGATCAAGAAAACGGTTAAAAATCTTCTTGGTTCATCAGACACACTTGACGAAAAACTAATTGAGCAAATTGGTGAATTCGACTTCACATTTTACTTTCTCAAGAATGTTATTGATTCAAAGGATAAAGTTAGATTCCCCTACAAAAATATTTCATCTGCCAATCGAAAAGCATGGTTAGAGAAGTTTGGTGGTGTAAAAATTTTCCGTGATGATTTCCGGGTCAGACCATATGGTGAAAATGGACAGGATTGGTTAGGGTTAGGAGAAAGACAAAACAAAAGTCCTGGTGGTGTTGCACAAAAAATTGGTGGCTATAGAATCGGATCGAACCAAATAGCAGGAACCGTGAACATTTCACGGATCGCCAATTCAAATTTTCAAGACAAATCCGGGCGGGAAGGAATTCAGGAAAATGACGTTTTCGAGATATTCAAGAACATACTGATTGAGATTATATCAGTTTTTGAGAAAGACAGAAATGTGATCATGTATTGTTTATCTGAGTTGGCCAAGAAGAAGTTCAAAGATGAAGAAGAGAAACGGAAAGCACAAGAAGAAGCTGACAGAATTCTGAGAGAAGAGGAAGAAAAAAAGAACTCAGAAAGTCAAGATAAGGAGCCATCAGATACTGATGATGCAACAGATGGTAATGAAGACTCTGGAAAAAAAGATGGACCTACGGAATCTGAGAAACTACTCGCCAAAGCAGCAAAGATTTATGAGCAAGAGTTAGAGGATAAAGATGAAGAAATTAGGTTATTGAGAGGATTGGCAAGTGTAGGTCTAATTATTTCCTCATTTGCACATGAATTGAAAAGTTTGAGATCTCGACTAACACCTAGAACAGACTTTCTGCTTAGAGAGTTAAAAAAATACATAGAGGAAAAAGATTTGCAGGGCATCAATGAGCAGGACAATCCTTTCTACATGATCAAATTAATCAAAGAAGAGGACTTAAAACTGAAGCATTGGCTGGAGTATTCTTTGAGTACCCTTAAACGAGATAAGCGTACCCGAACTAACTTGAACATTGGCGAATATTTTGAACGATTTAAGGCTACCTGGCATCAAGCGCTGGAGCAACGTAAAGTCCAGATAGAGCTTAAAGGGAACAAGGACACGCAGAACATAATCAGGGCATTTGAGGTTGATTTGGATGCGATTTTCAATAATCTTCTTTCCAACTCTCTTAGTGCTTTCAAGGAAAAGAAAGGGAATTATCAAAGGAAAGTGGAGGTTGAGTGGAAAAGTACGGATGATCATGTAGCGATTACCTTTACGGATAACGGTTGTGGACTTGCCAAAGAGTATCAGGATAGTCCGGAGAAAATATTTGCATACAACGAATCATCAAAGCGGGATCGAAAAGGGAACAAAATTGGAACGGGAATGGGATTGTATATAGTCTCATTAGTAATAGATGATTACAACGATTCTAAAGTTGAACTGCTCCCTTCTAAAGATGGCTTTTCCATAAGGGTTATAATGCCAAAAAGAAAAAATAGTAAATAG
- a CDS encoding HNH endonuclease, which translates to MYPFRENTPEHRPGRAVCVHFSSYRTTLREDFQKRCGYCDDSDLLRIRSFAIDHFIPQNPVGFSHTIPPNDYYNLVYACSYCNTYKTNKWPTLDAAISNDGTIGFIKPTEQDYTDRFQRSKEGRIIPVDNTDTVANYIRSELKLWLPIHERMWKLEKVKKLNNDITNALASMDDGDLKTELQAIHYQVLLILTEIQDSIFIANE; encoded by the coding sequence ATGTACCCTTTTAGAGAAAATACACCCGAACATAGACCAGGGAGAGCAGTATGTGTACATTTCTCTTCCTATCGTACCACACTCAGAGAAGACTTTCAGAAGCGTTGTGGTTATTGTGATGATTCAGATTTATTGAGAATAAGAAGTTTTGCAATTGATCACTTTATTCCTCAGAACCCAGTTGGTTTTTCGCACACCATTCCACCAAATGACTATTATAATCTGGTATATGCTTGTAGTTATTGTAATACCTATAAAACCAATAAATGGCCTACACTGGATGCAGCCATATCAAATGATGGAACTATTGGATTCATTAAACCAACTGAGCAAGATTATACGGATCGATTTCAAAGATCCAAAGAAGGAAGAATAATTCCAGTGGATAATACCGACACTGTTGCTAATTATATTAGATCAGAACTGAAGCTATGGCTTCCTATCCATGAAAGAATGTGGAAACTTGAAAAGGTCAAAAAGTTGAACAACGATATAACAAATGCCCTTGCTTCAATGGATGATGGGGATTTAAAAACTGAACTTCAAGCCATTCACTACCAAGTATTATTGATTTTGACAGAAATCCAAGACAGTATTTTTATTGCAAATGAATAA
- a CDS encoding helix-turn-helix domain-containing protein, translating to MAATVLTTEDLQEFKVELLEEFKELLKSQSTLQPKKWLRSPEVRELLNISPGTLQNLRINGTLPYSKMGGVIYYEYADILKVMQSNRIHHK from the coding sequence ATGGCAGCAACAGTTTTAACAACAGAAGACCTGCAGGAGTTTAAAGTAGAGCTCCTGGAGGAATTTAAAGAACTACTCAAATCACAATCCACACTTCAGCCCAAAAAGTGGCTACGTTCTCCTGAAGTGCGAGAACTACTTAATATCTCCCCAGGTACACTCCAAAATTTACGAATTAACGGCACACTTCCTTACAGCAAAATGGGTGGAGTGATCTACTATGAGTATGCTGACATTTTGAAAGTCATGCAATCAAACAGAATACATCATAAATGA
- a CDS encoding alpha/beta hydrolase family protein produces MKLFLTLALSAFASCIVAQTYIGEVHTSEGFQYMKLELKKDSTFISFPYEFRQTFEFDKKAELHKAIKVNARAENREFTFSKIGAEYIELNTDFTGINQSIKLVKQLPPLEKTKLSSYSGNFIDNNGNRVIIYVRNGYLHLMSPYTEQTVSLKPVGENKFWSTSGETTVFNEDSDIGFRSITITNRFGQSIQLQRSHEYTVVEEWVMVDNDSLYVNIFIPNLEGKKPACLLLPGGGDRSQMENFEYEARLFASYGIVAMTFDKGSVGKSKGQSFENYTFKEKALRYQQLFKHLQFHSEVDSKKTGIHGPSEGGRLALMMGINLGNEVAFINATAAPLMTSLEGQLYAANHYSRNLGMSEDEIVTTLMIWKNYYSGILNEKIDTTHFNTIRELRNKYQQAFLPPPSEIIPLSPRKEDLIDNSVVTDASKLVSPVFLQYGENDERVDPVRSLQNFYQNISENLNITAELYKRGNHSMMTPEFQICSGYSYDKIKWLKSIGIIE; encoded by the coding sequence ATGAAATTATTTTTAACTCTTGCTCTATCGGCTTTTGCAAGTTGTATCGTTGCTCAGACATATATCGGTGAAGTTCATACCTCAGAAGGATTTCAATACATGAAATTAGAACTCAAAAAAGACAGTACGTTTATTTCTTTTCCTTATGAATTCAGACAAACTTTTGAGTTTGACAAAAAAGCTGAGTTACATAAAGCCATAAAAGTCAATGCGCGAGCAGAAAATAGGGAATTTACTTTTAGTAAAATAGGTGCTGAGTATATCGAATTGAACACCGACTTTACTGGAATAAATCAATCTATAAAATTGGTTAAGCAATTGCCGCCCCTTGAAAAAACAAAACTATCTAGTTATTCGGGTAATTTTATAGATAACAATGGGAATCGCGTAATTATATATGTTCGCAACGGATATTTACATTTGATGTCCCCTTATACTGAACAGACCGTATCATTAAAGCCTGTTGGGGAAAATAAATTTTGGAGTACTTCTGGAGAAACAACTGTTTTTAACGAGGATAGTGATATTGGCTTTAGGTCAATAACAATAACCAATAGGTTTGGACAATCCATTCAGCTTCAAAGATCCCATGAATATACGGTAGTAGAAGAATGGGTAATGGTGGATAATGATTCTCTCTACGTAAACATTTTCATCCCAAATCTGGAAGGAAAGAAACCCGCTTGTCTTTTATTGCCTGGAGGAGGTGACCGTTCTCAAATGGAGAACTTTGAATATGAAGCACGTCTTTTTGCCTCTTATGGTATAGTGGCTATGACATTCGATAAAGGAAGTGTTGGTAAATCTAAAGGTCAAAGCTTTGAAAATTACACGTTCAAAGAAAAGGCGCTTCGTTATCAGCAACTGTTCAAGCATCTCCAGTTCCATAGTGAAGTAGATTCAAAAAAGACAGGCATACATGGACCCAGTGAAGGTGGTCGCCTGGCATTAATGATGGGAATAAATCTTGGAAATGAAGTAGCTTTTATCAATGCAACAGCAGCTCCTTTAATGACGTCCTTGGAGGGGCAATTATACGCTGCTAATCATTATAGTAGAAATTTGGGCATGTCAGAAGACGAAATAGTTACCACCTTAATGATTTGGAAAAATTATTACTCAGGTATTTTGAATGAGAAAATTGACACTACCCATTTTAACACAATTCGTGAATTGCGAAACAAATACCAGCAGGCTTTCTTACCTCCTCCGAGTGAAATCATCCCTTTATCTCCAAGGAAAGAAGACTTAATTGACAATAGTGTGGTGACAGATGCCAGCAAGCTGGTAAGTCCTGTTTTTCTTCAATACGGTGAAAATGATGAACGCGTGGATCCTGTACGATCACTGCAAAATTTTTATCAGAACATTTCAGAGAATTTGAATATCACAGCTGAGTTGTATAAACGTGGAAATCATTCCATGATGACACCAGAGTTTCAAATATGCAGCGGCTATTCATACGATAAAATAAAGTGGTTAAAATCAATTGGTATAATAGAATGA